The nucleotide window ATAAATACCCATCAAAATTCCTTGAAGAAATatcacagtaaaaaaaaaaaaaaaaacctaatagaaatatcatcttttattttttatggtggCCATGAGTTGAACCATGgatcttgcatattttatgcattgtacaaaccaactgagttaagctcacaaggacttataaaaatatcacacaataaaaaaaaaaaaaaaaaccttatagAAATATCATAAATATTTCTATAAGATTATAGAAATACCATCTAATAGAAATATCAcagtcacaaaaaaaaaaaaccttatagaaatggttttttctagattacctttgaagaatggtggataatttacccaccaaccaataaaaatgagcaatttgttggtggggtcaagatagttcatggataccacttaaaaatgtgcttatgtggctaatgtgtattggttggggtaaattacccaccattcttccatgggtaccctagttgtcacctatAGAAATATCATAAAtatcttgacaaaaaaacataaaaaaatcacaaattcaatattatttatataaataccATCATCTATATTTTTCTATCTTTGAAAAAACCTATAATCTTATCttctagtttatttatttactcgATTATTATGTCTTCAACAAAATAATGATAGATGAGGAGGACAATATGTCACACTCAAACTCAACAAACAAACCCAAACCTCTTCTTTCTTGGAAGCCTCGCGCTACCATTTcacttctttcatttttaacCGACGCTTGTTGTCGCTCTAACGGCACATTCAACCGCCGTCTCTTTAACTTCTTCATCCGCAAATCCTCGCCTAATGCCACTCCCGTTAACGGTGTTTCCATCAAAGACATTACCGTTAACTCCGAAAATAACGTTTGGTTCCGTCTCTTTACACCCACTGTTGGCGGAGAAGTCGTCGGAGATGGTGGTGCAACCAAAACAACCTCCCTTCCCGTTGTCATTTTCTTCCACGGTGGTGGCTTCACCTATCTTTGCCCCTCCTCTATCTACTATGATGCTTTTTGCCGTAGACTCTGCCGGGAAATATCCGTTGTTGTTGTCTCTGTCAACTACCGCCTCACACCGGAGCATTGCTATCCGTCGCAATACGAAGACGGAGAAGCTGTTTTGAAATATTTGGAGGAGAATAAAATGGTTTTACCGGAAAATGCTGACGTGTCAAAATGTTTCCTCGCCGGAGACAGTGCCGGTGCAAATTTGGCACATCACCTTGCAGTTAGGGTTTGTAAAGAAGGGCTCCAGGAAATCCGGATTATCGGGTTGGTATTGATTCAGCCGTTTTTTGGCGGGGAGGAACAGACCGAGGCGGAGATTAAACTTGAGGGATCTCCGTTGGTGTTGATGGAAAGGACGGATTGGTGGTGGAAGGTGTTTTGACCGGAGGGATCGAACCGGGATCATGGTGCTGTTAATGTAAGCGGGCCGAATGCGGAGGATTTGTCGGGTTTGGATTATCCGGATACGCTTGTTTTTATTGGTGgatttgatcctttaaatgaTTGGCAAAAGAGGTATTATGATTGGTTGAAGAAATGTGGGAAAAAAGCTGAGTTGATTCAATATCCAAATATGATTcatgctttttatatttttcctgATTTGCCTGAATCTACTCAGTTGATTGTGCAAGTCAAGGAGTTTGTCAACAAAGTCTCCGGTTCtaaataattgattattgttgtaataatattatgataataaattcataatattattacATTGAGATCTTAGAATGTGATCTTTTCAAAGTCTCAAGTTAGATTCTGGTGTCAATTTCGGCAGAATGGTTTGAGTTCTTTGGAAAAGAAAGAACTATTAACATTTAGAACCTAGACATAGAGATGCAATGCTAcatgtttatgatgttttagTTTAAGAAGAATGCTAAATTAATAAGTATAATGTGAGTGATCTTAATGACTATGACATATGTTTAGTGTTCACATTTTGTATTGAATTTATAATGTGGGTTTGCATAATTTGATATGCCAAATTTGATGAGTAGTCGCTTATGCATGGTTTGGAATTCATATACGTCCTAGAATAAGTTTTGATACTATCCCACTTGTCACAAATAGTCGATTACTTGGTTTTGTGATTAGAAGATAAGTGTTTACCTTTCTTTTGTAGGGATTTCCCTTGGGTGCCAAAATTTGGTGCTACCACAAAATCAattggtattttttatttatttattttttggtagaaatcAATTGGTATTTTTATGGGCTTTGAAGATTAACGTAATTTGATAAATtggaatttttatgaattagaatatatttgtttcaatcaattggtatttttttataaactttgaAGAGTAACGTAATTTGCTTTTTAGTAGTGTACATTGACTGATTTAATTTACACACTCATCTTTTGCACTATAAATAAGTGCCTTGTGTTAGCATTTTGTTAACAAGTCATATTTGCACCAAAACGAGCCTTTTATACTACATAGTTTATTTTGAAGTACTTGTGTTTCAATTTGTTACCTTTACATATTTGGTGTAATCTTTTAATTGtcttattctttcttttttgtattaGGTGCGATCCTAAGGTTTCAAAAGAGGTGATATATCTTGGGTTTAAAGGTTCTTCTataaaggataattttgttTGGGGAGTGCTAGCTATCTTGTAAAGGTTACTATAGTTTATCTTGTTTAAAAGTTTGGTTAGTGAAAATCTCAAGGGGTTTTTCCTTTAGGGACTAGACGTAGCCATGGTGTTTTGGGTCGAACTAGGGTAAactttttggtgttttttttcctcatccttttatctcttttactttatatgttatttacttTACCTCAACATCTAcattttctatatttatttaacctttttataagcactttattttattttattaacatttttaagTGCTTATTTAAACTGTTTTTTAAAGAACACAATTCACCCCTCATCTTGTGTGTTTGAAGTCGCTTGTTCAACAAGTGGCGTCGGAGCTTGAAATCTTGTTTAAAGACTAATCTTCTCAAGTGCCAAGATGACTTCAAACAACGGTTCAATAAATATACTCCTATCTTTCAATGGTGAAGGGTATTGTTATTGGAAAGagagaatgaaaattttcatcgAGGGAGTTGGTTTTGACATTTGGGATGTTGTAGTAAATGGTCCATTTATTCCCACTTATTTAGTCAATAATGTAGTGGTGAATAAACCAAGATCTCTTTCGACcaaagatgaaaaagaaaaggttcaATACAATTTGAAAGATAAGAACATTATCACAACTTCATTAAGCATTGATGAGTTCTATCATGTATCAAACGTGCAACCACCAAAGAAATCTCGGACACCCTTAAATTGGCCCATGAAGGTACGATCGAGGTCAAAAGGGCTCGAATGAACACATTAACTAATGAGTAAAAATTATTTAGGATGAAATCGGGATAAAGCATCCAAGATATGCAAAATTGATTTATCCATGTAATATATAATGTCCGAGCTGATCT belongs to Medicago truncatula cultivar Jemalong A17 chromosome 6, MtrunA17r5.0-ANR, whole genome shotgun sequence and includes:
- the LOC11419294 gene encoding probable carboxylesterase 18, whose protein sequence is MIDEEDNMSHSNSTNKPKPLLSWKPRATISLLSFLTDACCRSNGTFNRRLFNFFIRKSSPNATPVNGVSIKDITVNSENNVWFRLFTPTVGGEVVGDGGATKTTSLPVVIFFHGGGFTYLCPSSIYYDAFCRRLCREISVVVVSVNYRLTPEHCYPSQYEDGEAVLKYLEENKMVLPENADVSKCFLAGDSAGANLAHHLAVRVCKEGLQEIRIIGLVLIQPFFGGEEQTEAEIKLEGSPLVLMERTDWWWKVF